The Brassica napus cultivar Da-Ae chromosome C7, Da-Ae, whole genome shotgun sequence genomic interval CCTGTCAAACTTTCTAATCAAAACTTTCGGGGTTAAACATTCATCTTCTCCAGCAACTCTAGTTTCTTGCACAAGTGGAGTCAACGTTTTACGTTTCCTTGTCATGACACAATGTTTCCTCAAAAATGTATCTTCAAGGGAGCTCCGAAGTGAACAAACAACCTAGCAAAGTCATCACCTAGAAAAAAATACCGGATTATCCATCAAAAGCAAAAAGTAAAAGcatgtaaaaataatttcaagtaTAGAGTATCTCTTCGAAACCAACATCAAGAACCATTTCTCGCAGCTTATCGAAACCAGAATAACCACGATCATTGAGGATGTTTAGTACAAGACCCATAGAGTTCAGTGCCACCTTCATATAATCGGTGATGATAGATGAAGTTCTGCAACTAAGGAAAACCCCATCACTTTCATTCCCCAAGCAGCCATCAGcttcatctccttcttcaaCATGTATATAGTGTCACATCGTTCTTCGGCAGCTACACGTCGAGGTACGGATATTGTTGTACGCCTTACAACAAGTCTCATCATACATAAAATGTGGGCAAACAAAGAACTTTGTCTTTTCAGCAGCATCATCTTTCTATATTCAACTTAAGCTGTCTGCATTGTGCTTCCTTCATACTCTTGGGATGCATCAGGAGATTCTTACAAGCTTGAGTCTGGAAATTATCATCGTCCATGATAGAAACACTTCTGTGAAGGTTGTGAAAACAACCAACGATTGAAGACTGCGGATTCTTATGCTTCTCTAGCAGACTTACAATGGTGCCCATTGGGAGTGTCAAAATGCCACATAGCACATCAACAAAATCTTTCCCTGCTTCAGCCAAAACaactctgtttttcttttcatcAATGAGAAATCTCAGACTAAACGTGTGTTTTTCCCAAATCTTAGCCATTATACTATTCTTATGAAAAAGAATAACTAATCGAGTAGTGTCTCTAGGATTCAAGTTTTGTCTGTGACAGAACCGAAGCTGTCTCTCCTTACATATAAACcttaatattaaaaaacaaacaGACCTTTGAGTGCCCCCATGACCGCATGCATAAGTTTGGATACTTGTGCCAAAGTTGTCTAGTTTCCATCAAATTGTATCGACTGAAGATGTGTCATGCAATtttttctgctttttttttCCTGATCTTGGAAATGAgcaatttaaataaatagtcaTATTAAGAATCGTATATGACTCCTTCTTCCACTTGTCAAGGTACAAGTAGCTTGGACATTtcatttacatttaaatttaagtagttaaacaaaactaattaaaataataatattttgttatctagAACCCTTTTCTGAGAAGCAAACCGATGAGGTCTGATAAGTTTGATaccaaatcaaaattaattagtatCTTTATAAACATTCGTATTAATTTTATCATCTCGGGTTGTCGAATTCTTTATTTGAATTTGTTGGGTATACTAGGCTAAGAAGAGCTGACAAGTCTAATACCAAGTTTATGAAACCAAATTTGATTCTTAGTGTTGAATCCTAAATCCAGACGATTTTTATGAGTTAAATGTGATTAGAAAGAGGGTCAAAAGTTTTGTTTATTGAAGTGTAAGCCAAAAACCGAAAAGAGATACAAAAACTCGTCGTATGACGAACGTAGAAACTCAAAGCTAtttctctctctagtctctctctatAGATTCTACTCTGTGATACAAAAAAAGAACTCGTCGTCGTTTGGGCTTAGACACTAACATATTTGACTTTGTGAACAAACCGCATGTTACCATGCTAGTTTCTGTCGTAGAAGTTTAGCCTGACAATTCATTACGGCATTGCCTATATAACCTGACCGGAATTAAATAAACCCAAGCGAAAGTTTGAACTATTCAGATCTCTCAAGCACTTTTTACACATACTAGTTGACACCTTCGTGTCCTCTTACACTATCACATGTGTCACATGGCACAAACCCAATAATCTACCAGCAACGCATTAATCTACCCTACAATTTGTCATCTCAAAATCATTCTCAAGTTTCCTTTTACTAAAGTCAATGACGAGTTAAAGTGCCAACGAACGTATATTTGAATTTCTTACGTCATTGATCTTTTGACCTAAAAAGGAACAAAAATTAGTTAGGTCTTGATGTGAATCACTTAAACAGATCATTAAGGTTTTAACTAAAGGTATATATAGCATCCATGTTTATAAGAGAATATTAGCCAGTAGCAAGGACCCTAGCGGCGACAGTAAGATGGTGGAACACTGGTGCTGATATACGAATCAGATCTGGCTCATAATGATTACTTCCTCCGTTCCTTAATGAtagacttttttaaaaaaaaatttgtttcacaaagatgtattttttttgtgttttctataaaaaaaattataaactttaaaaaaattaattgactttattgaataactattggttaaaagttattgaaaattgaaaattacagaaaacaatacatttattatggtagtttaatgtgtttttttaatatgtgtgaaaatactaaaaagtctatctttgtgaaacggatggagtatgaGCTAACTAAAATCGGTTAATTCTTTTTCATTAAAGATAAtaaatactctctctgttttagaaaaaaatgtatgttttaagattttcacatttattagaaaatataacaGATTTTAGTTAGCAATACATTATTTTCCGTGATTAattattctccaccatttttaGCCGatagaaatttaataaatacaattatatttttaaagtttacaatttataattaattttatgcattgaaaacataaaaatgtatatttttgaaacaaattttttttctgaaacattGATTTTTTTGGAGCGGAAAGAGTAATATACAATAGTAAGAAGTACATGCATGCATACACATTGCATACATGATACACCCATATGTAGTTTCTACTTGGAAAATAGAACGTTTAAACGTTATTATATACCGGTTATGAACAATTATTTAGTGGCTGAAAGAAAATGAGAGGTTCCTTACTAATTAAGGGAAGTAAGcttttttagaaaagaaaaaaaaggatatGGTTAAGAGAGAATATAAGAAGATGAAAAAGAGGGTATTGACTTGTACACAAGAGTCCTCCGATTTTACAAGAAATCAATCTCCCACACGAATTGGCATGTTACTAAATTTCTCATATAttccttcattttctttttattaacaaGTTATTTCAGATTTTAGGTTTTGGAGATTTTGACTCAAGAAACATTCTATGATTTATTATTCAGTTCCCCCCACGCGTCAAGTATTTACTGGataataataagaatatttGCTATTTCGACGAACTTACAGTAATATATACTCCAATACTAAGAATATTTTGAGACTCAataccaacaaaaaaaagtattatgtTGAGACGTGGTGCTTAAAAGTCAAACCGTACGTTGCCAAACATTTGAAAAACTGACCAGTTATGgaccatttcttcttcttctttttttgctttctttagAGTCAAGAAAGTGAATGAGAAAGGTAACCCATGCATGATATacgactatatatatatgttagaaAATCCAAAACTTTAGTTTGTTAGTAAAATTATTAAGGAAAATGAAAGCTGTGGTGAGTAAATTGCATTTTTCTTCGACGGAGGAGGTGATGGTGGTGAGACGAAGGCCACACGTGGTTAACGGCGGTGGCTTCGTAGTCACAGATTGTAGAGAGAAGACTATTTTCAAGATTGACGGTTGTGGAGTTCTTGGCACCAGAGGAGAGTTAGTTCTTAGAGATGGTGATGGTACTGATTTGCTTCTCATCCATAAAAAGGtaacttttttattattattatgccAAATTTGTAATGCTGAACTTTCAACTTTTTCCCATGAAATCTCGATTATAGACCAACCAAATGATTAATTTATGTCTTTAAgtgaatttaataattgaatAGATTATAAGCTTTTGAAAGAAAGGTAATGTAGACTTATAGACAGTTATGCAAGACCGCAAGAGCTTAACAAACAACGACTAGTGGAAATATATATGCGTTTTATGAAGCCGATGTGTGTTTTCTCAGCCATTAGTTATAGGTCTTACATACACATATGGACTATTTCTATATTTTCCACGTACATAACGTCCCAATAGAAAAACAACTTTTTATATAGATAAAACTGatgttgttaaaaaataaattaatctaCTTTTTTGTAGAATGTGATAGATTTAAGTCTATGAAAATGGGgttcataataaataaaatagcaatATACTACATGAATTGCTTTAACATTGAACCCAAAAATTGTAGTATAATATTAAGGGACCtatcaaaaacttttttttttggttactagACACGCATTTGTGCGCCATCCCTCTTAACAGATATACACGAATCGATATATTAAAGAAGTGGTGCGTCAAGTTAAAGCAACCCTCTTGATAGATATTCCACTAGATGGAAAAAGTTGATTTGGAGTTGTGTTGTGGAATCTTGTTGTACTTTCTTTATTACAAGTCTCATGTGTTTGAGTGGTGTAGGGAGGAATGGTGCAGGCTCTAAGCATTCATAACAAGTGGAGAGGCTATAGTTACGACTATCAAGGAAGCCCTAAACCGGTTTTCACATTGAGAGATCCTAAGCAATTTTGTTTCTCCATAACCGGTTCCATCCGCATCTCGGTCCAACCGGGGAACTGCTACTTTGATGTGAGAGGGTCTTTCCCGGATAGGGATTGTAGCATCGTGGATTCAACTGGAAGTGTGATCGCTCAGGTAAAAGAATGGAGTGGGAGCAAAGATATATACTCGGTGGTGACAAAAGCTAATGTTGATAAAGCTTTCGTTTTCGGAGTAATCGCGGTTCTTGACTATATCTATGGTGAATCTACAAGTTGTTGATCGGTTCATCACTAGCATCATCTGCAACTTGCTCTTTTCTATACTCAAATCTGTGTAATGTGCATGTTGTTCCATGTACGGTGGTTTAAAGACTATTATGtcgtttttattaaataattactCGACtctgtaaatatttttacatattttgttttgtaatagtTCAAAAATCATTACTAAGGTGTTATAGattattataattaaactttttttctctTAGCCCTGTGTTCTTGGTAATTGGAACTTAATTTTGCAACCATACATGACAAATAATATGAAGAGGATCTGAGAAAGCAAAGGTTCAAATGGAAACCACAAGATTCATAACACTCATGGAAACATGTTTTATCTGAGATGTGAATGTTCTTAGAAAGAGTTGAAAGCAAAAGGAAGAGAATGCAAAGTCTGATTGATTCAAAGTGATCAGTCGCGTTCGCTTATGGCAGTCAAATGCTCCTCGATCTCCTCTGTTTCAAGGGAACGGAAGATGGGGTTATCAGCTCTCACAACTCCAACCTGCGAAACCAAAACAAGGCCATGAACATGACTTTCACAAGCTTTAACAAACATACATTGACATGATACAGCTCTTCTATTCCTAATGAATACAAAAAGGAGTGAGGAATTGATACCTCAATCTCAGTTGCCTTGAAGTCTTCTTGAAGAACAGATTGCAGAGCGGATATGGCAGTCTACATAAGAATTGAGAATAACTCAAAAGTCAAATGTAATTAACCAAATCTAGATAGCAACAGATGCTGTGTTTCCCCATCTAAAACTCTAAAAAGAGGAGGATCAGCAGTGAATTTACTACCTGCACTGTTTCGTCATAAGTGAAGGCAGggttttctttcattttcttctcCAGGAAATTGATTGCTTCTTGCTCTTTCATACCTGCACTAGTTGCCTGCATCATACCAAGTCTATTATTCCACCAGGGAAGAAAAACATCTAACATGATGTAACATATCTACCATCTATGTAACTAAATCATATTCTCAATGTGTTGTTTCACCTCCATAGTTCTTAACAAACagaaattatgtaaaatattataaacattgATAGCTTGTCTCAGTACAATCTATTGTCAAATACAATGAATTATAGATGAGTTACAGTATCATGTTGATAGGAGTAGTCTAGATATCAATATGCGTGAAGCTTATATTTAACCATAAAAAGTAGAGTGGCATTACCTTGTGACCGTAAAAGTGACCAGCTGGGTCACACTTGTAAAGCAGGGGTCCTCTCTCTTCGTCCATACCCAGCACCATGGCAACTAAAGAAAGACAAAAGGAAAACAAGAATGAGTGCTAAATCTCTAGTTAGATATGATGCATTAGGCAAGAAAGAGATTGGAAACTTACCTACACCAAGAGGTCTCATGTAAGCATGTTGAGTATAGACCTGTGACTTATCTGCAATCCTGTCAGCACAAACGTTCATGGTTAGTAAATTTTTAGTTACACACCACGCCTAGAGGAAGATAGAGGAAAAGGGAGAGTATACCATTTAGCAAGGATGTCGGCAGGCATCTCGTATCCGTATTGGAACCTAAACTCAGCTGCCTCATTCCTTGCTTGCGTGACCAAAGACCTTGAATCAGCTGCAACATTCCATATTAAAAGTTACATATTTTAGACAAAACACTCAAAGAGAACCCCGAGATGGATGGATACAAACCTGTCATGCCAGTGGCTAACAAGCCAAGGTACTTGGTGACAGGGAAAAGGTGAGATACGCTTGACTGATCTAGAAGCTTGTCCTGCAAACAAACACAAATCGAAATTTATAAGATCCCCAAATCATCTGGTGCCATAGATCTACGACCGAAGCAAGCTTTTCGCAGTTCAAAGAAACAAACGAAAGGGGAACTTACGGGAACTTTCTTCTGGGTAACGACGCATACTGAATCTTTTCCTCGAACACCGATGGATGTGATTCCAGCTGCTTTCACGGCTTTGAATGCATATTCTACTTGGAAGAGACGACCTTCCGGAGAGAATATTGTGATGTGGCGATCGTATCCTCCGCCGCTTCCTCTGCTCATCTTTCTTCTCGACCTTCGATTCACTAAAACCCTTTGCTCGTTCTGCGATCTACTGAAGACAGGAATAGAAGAAAACTTTGCCTTCAAGACAGAAACATGTATAGCCGATGTTTTCTCAATTTCCTAAACTACCCTTGAAGTAAAACAATTTGCATTtttgacactttttttttaatccttaTCGTAACAATAAGAGATAACTGGAGCTCATTGAGCACCAGAACCACCAGATGAGTTTACCACAACTATTGGGAAGATATCaaagatgatgtgatgaaaccCTCCCTAAGATACTCTACTCTGATTGTGGTTGGATCGAAAAAGGACAGATGATAGATGGTTTATTttgggatgaatggataaatGGCAGTTTATGGATAGATAGATGGATCGATAGGTCACACTGAGGTTGCGGAATGGCCTCAGATTCACCACTCTTTTGTTCTAGATATGACACACCAGTCAACAAGAGAGGTTGCTGGTTTGTTTTGGGTTTACACACCTCCACAATCAGGTTGTTCATAAGAACAATGAATCATCAAATAAGAGaagaaatagttttttttttataaaaatgatgaTTGATTTGAAATGAAACTGAAACATAGTTTAAATAGAAAAGACAACAAGTGCTGCATGTTCagcatagaaaacataaaagagaCAAAGGAGTAAATAGTTAGGTGGTGGTTGAGGTGGTTGAGAAAGTGAAGGTTATACCAAGTAGCTCTTCTTCACTTTCCAGATTCTGAATAAGGCCAACAACTTTCTCACTCAGCTTCTTGGACCTTAATCTCGTAATGGGTCCAACATATATGGCAAATGGATCTTCTTTCTGGACATTGGGTTCATCAACAGAATCACATCCATGGGTTTTCATCCATTTAGGTTCATTGACAGAATTGCATCCACGGGTTTTCATCCGTTCAGGTTCATCAACAAAATCACATCCACGGGGTTGCATCCACTCGTATGCTTCCACCGGTTCGATCAGGATTGcatcatcccctcctcctttgaaaggatttgtcctcaaatctgacATCTCTCCTACATCAAATGGAAAGTGTTGTGGTGCAGCAAACAACTCAATAGATTCATCTCCATCATACAACCATTGTTCCTTCGATAGCTTCTTGAATTTAGTAACACCAAACCCATCTTTTACCTTATCAATCAGAGGATGGATTTCTTGAGCTCTTGTTCCAACTTTAGACTTCTTAAATTGAAGAGAACATGAATCTTGATTTTGCAACTCGTTCTGATATGTCTTCTTATAACAAAAACTCCACAAATTTTTCCTTCTTGAATGACCAGAAAATTTGAAATCCTCTTCCTCTTTCAAACAACCAAGTTTGAGCTTTGATTTATGTATTCCAAAATGCTGAATATCCAAACACAAAATCCACAGCTTGTATCTTCTCATAAATTTCCAAGTTGCAGAACTTAATTCTTTCCAAATATGATCATTGAAACTCATAATCATTCAATGATTTACTAAGCTTCTTTTTCCCATATTCCACTTCCTTTAACAACTCAAAACTGGGAATATAATGATCAGGTTGTAGAAAATACCTCTTGGACAGTTCATCACATAtgcttcttgttttgttttgcaaCAAAATCTCCAGGGTAGCTTCCTTTCTTTCATGTTGCGTTGCCACCTTGGAAActgtagaacctaaaatctacactaaatatttgatagtgatcggagtttgatctagggaagacaaatgatgtaggcaacgatatctttagaacacaacaatGTTAAACAGTTTCCAGTAGGTAAAAATGgtctttattgatgaataagatcgaatacaatgagttGAAGTAGATCGAGTGATACAAACGAGAACCGTAAAGAAAAGAGTCTAAGATCGGGAGGAAACAAGGTCGATATTAGTGTGTAGCTGTCtttagggttttcaacgtgtgCTTCTTCATTCCCATTCTTCTTCCTTTATAGTGAGTCGACCTCGTGACTTTCATAACTGCTCCGCCATCTTCGTCTCTTGTTCCGCGATCTCCGGGACCTCGAAGTCTTCGCTTTCGAGCTCGATTGCTTGCTACGGGCTTCAGTTCATTTCGGCCCATTCCTTTCATCGCGGCTCATTAATGTattgaccaaaattgggtccaacatttgtcccccaGCCTTTTGGTTTATTTGGGAAACCGAAGGGGCGAAAACTGACGTTACCTGGCGGCGTCGCAATTCTCGGGAAGTTGGATGTCACGCGCATCGGCTTGATTTGACTTGTCGGCCATTTTCGAATCGTGTGGTGAAGGTACTTCGCGGATTAACCCTCCCTAGGATACTCCACTTTGATTTTGGTTGGATTGAATAAGGACAGATGATAGATGGTTTATTttgggatgaatggataaatGGCAGTTTATGGATAGATAGATGGATCGATAGGTCACACTGAGGTTGCAGAATGGCCTCAGATTCACCACTCTCTTGttctggatatgacacaccagtCCACATGAGAAGTTGCTGATTTGCTTTGGGTTTACACACCTCCACAATCAGGTTATTCATAAGAACAATGAATCATCAAATAAGAGaagaaatagtttttataaaaatgatgaTTGATTTGAAATGAAACTGAAACATAGTTTAAATAGAAAAGACAACAAATTCTGCATGTTCagcatagaaaacataaaagagaCAAAGGAGTAAATAGTTAGGTGGTGGTTGAGGTGGTTGTGAAAGTGGAGGTTATACCAAGTAGCTCTTCTTCACTTTCCAGATTCTGAATAAGGCCAACAACTTTCTCACTCAGCTTCTTGGACCTTAATCTCGTAATGGGCCCAACATATATGGCAAATGGATCTTCTTTCTGAACATTGGGTTCATCAACAGAATCGCATCCATGGGTTTTCCTCCATTCAGGTTCATTGACAGAATCACATCCACGGGTTTTCATCCACTCAGGTTCATCAACAGAATCACATCCACGGGGTTGCATCCACTTGTATGCTTCCACCGGTTCGATCAGGATTGCATCATGATGTGACGAAGGAGATTACTAGTTTCTTTGAAACAAGACAAATGGATCACCAATTTAGCCACACTAACCTTTGCTTTATCCTGAAGGTATATCCTCCTGCTAGTATGAAGGAGTTTAGTCCCCTATAGCACTTTGTAATGTAGCTTATAAGGTCATTACTTAAGTATTGGTTAACCGGCTTAAAGAACATGTAGGCAATATTATCTCtgaaaataaaagtatttttatcCCATGGAAAATGATTTCAGATAATATTGTGATAGCTTATGAAGTGTTTCATAGTCTTAAAGATCGGAAAAGACAAGCTACTTCGTATATGGCGGTCAAGACATATATTACCAAGGCCTATGATATATTAAAGTGGAATTTCTTAGCTGAGACAATGAAATTTATGGGATTTGATAGTAGATGGATCGGCTGGATAATGAGTTGTGTTACTGCAGTTAAATACTCAGTGCTAGTTAATGGTACACCAGAAGATTTTATTACACCAGCTCGTGGTCTGAGACAGGGAGATCCGTTGTCCTCATACTTGTTCATACTTGTGCAGATGTTCTTTCACACCTGATGATAAGAGCAATGAGGAATAGATCTCTTTTGGAAGTGAGAATATCAAACAACGCACTAGTGGTCAACCACTtattatttgcagatgattcACTATTCTTCTCCTTGGCTAATGAGAAGgcagaccatgattaacccgggttCTTAGGGTGGGGTTCTTAGCTTCGATTTAGAACCGTTCCTTAGCTTCGATTTAGAACCgtttcttagcttttaactaagaaaagctaagaaccgacTCTTAAATAAGAAGAtataagagccggttcttagccgaaaagcgtaaaaaaaacaaaaaacaaaaaaaatgtcaaatcatgagttaagaaccccaATCAAGagtccgggttaatcatgctcttaggctTAAGCATATATTTGGGATCTATGAAGCAGTGCCAGGGAAGCTATCAATCTAACCAAATCATCTATCATTTTTGGAGCAAAGGTCAATTCTATAGTAAAGACAAAAATGCACCATCTGTTAGGCATATATAATGAGGAGGCATTGGTAACTATTTCGGACTGCAAGAACAAGTTGGGAACAAGAAGAGTGAGATTTTCTTATATCATTGATAAGGTGAAATCGATTACACAAAGCTGGAAGCAGAGGCACTTATCTAATGGTGGTAAAGAAGTGCTATTAAAACCTATTGCATTGTCAATGCCAATTTACTCAATGAACATCTTCCGGTTGCCAAAAGATGTATATGCTGAGATAAATGCAATTTTACCTAAATTTTGGTGGGGTCTGGAGATAAGAAAAGTCTACACTGGTATTCATGTACCAAAATATGTGTGCCGAAAAGAGAAGGGGGCCTTGGTTTTAAGGATTTTGGAAATCTTTAATTAGGCATTACTTAGTGAACAATTATGGAGAATTATGCAACATCCACACTGTCTGATGGCTCGTATACTGAAAGCTAGATACTTTTCTAATGGAGATATATTGAATGCAAAGCTATGAAAGAAAGCATCTATGCTTGGAAGTCCATTTTACATGGATGTGATCTTCTTACTAAAGGTATGAGATATATAGTTGGTGATGGATCTTTGGTAAATATGTGGACAGATTCATGGATTCATGATCACCCACCAAGGCCACCACGAGCTCGTGGAGATTTCCAAGCAGAAGAAAAGGTGAATGAATACTTTGATACCATCAGAGCTCAAGGGAATGAGCAGAAATTGCATGAAGTTATCATTGATGAAGATGTAGACAAGATTCTCGCTATTAAGATAAGTTCTACGGCACGTCAAGACTTATTGGGTTGGCATTACAAGGAAGATGACATCTACATTGTGAAATCGGGTTATTGGTTAGGAATTCATTTACCAACAAATGCTCCACCAATACCAACTCATGGACCTGCAAAGTTGAAACACAAGATATGGAAGACAAAAGCTCCTGCTAAGCTAAAACATTTCTtgtggagatttctatcaaAGAGTCTTGCGACTGGTAATAACCTGAAGAGAAGGCATATCGTTCAAAATGATCAGTGCAGAAGATGTTGTTCTGCGGCTGAAATAGAGGATCATATTTTCTTTGAATGCCCCTATGCTAAGAAGATATGGCGAGCATCCGGAGTTTCTAAACTCACCATTAACAACCCGAATTACACGgttgagaaaaatattgaagcaTGTCTGCAGTGTTATCTATCAATTCGGTTACAACATCTGCACGATTTACCTTTTTGGTTGCTATGGAGATTATGGAAG includes:
- the LOC106406640 gene encoding protein LURP-one-related 6 — protein: MKAVVSKLHFSSTEEVMVVRRRPHVVNGGGFVVTDCREKTIFKIDGCGVLGTRGELVLRDGDGTDLLLIHKKGGMVQALSIHNKWRGYSYDYQGSPKPVFTLRDPKQFCFSITGSIRISVQPGNCYFDVRGSFPDRDCSIVDSTGSVIAQVKEWSGSKDIYSVVTKANVDKAFVFGVIAVLDYIYGESTSC
- the LOC106406638 gene encoding proteasome subunit alpha type-6-B → MSRGSGGGYDRHITIFSPEGRLFQVEYAFKAVKAAGITSIGVRGKDSVCVVTQKKVPDKLLDQSSVSHLFPVTKYLGLLATGMTADSRSLVTQARNEAAEFRFQYGYEMPADILAKWIADKSQVYTQHAYMRPLGVVAMVLGMDEERGPLLYKCDPAGHFYGHKATSAGMKEQEAINFLEKKMKENPAFTYDETVQTAISALQSVLQEDFKATEIEVGVVRADNPIFRSLETEEIEEHLTAISERD